A region from the Vicia villosa cultivar HV-30 ecotype Madison, WI linkage group LG3, Vvil1.0, whole genome shotgun sequence genome encodes:
- the LOC131655349 gene encoding probable glutamate dehydrogenase 3, producing the protein MAATNRKFKLASRLLGLDSKLEKSLLIPFREIKVECTIPKDDRTLQSYIGFRVQHNNDRGPVKGGIKYHPEVDPDEVNALAQLMTWKTVVANIPYGGAKGGIGCNPSELSLSELERLTGTRPLPDIHNTPKGVKARIWVALTTFFLMVFSLFRQFSCRMTNKLPGISSNEDQRKS; encoded by the exons ATGGCAG CTACCAACAGGAAATTTAAGTTGGCTTCTAGGCTTTTGGGATTGGATTCCAAGCTCGAGAAAAGTTTACTCATTCCATTCAGAGAGATCAAG GTTGAATGTACCATTCCAAAAGACGACAGAACGTTGCAGTCTTACATTGGGTTTCGAGTTCAACATAATAATGATAGAGGCCCTGTGAAAGGAGGGATCAAATACCATCCTGAG GTTGATCCAGATGAGGTGAATGCTTTAGCACAACTAATGACATGGAAAACAGTTGTAGCTAATATACCTTATGGTGGCGCGAAAGGAGGGATAGGGTGTAACCCTTCAGAGCTAAGTCTATCTGAGTTAGAAAGACTTACAGGAACGCGTCCTCTTCCTGACATACATAATACTCCAAAAGGAGTTAAAGCTCGAATTTGGGTAGCACTGACTACCTTTTTCTTGATGGTATTTTCTCTTTTTCGTCAATTTTCTTGCCGCATGACCAACAAACTTCCTGGAATATCATCTAATGAAGATCAGAGAAAGTCATAA